From a region of the Lactuca sativa cultivar Salinas chromosome 4, Lsat_Salinas_v11, whole genome shotgun sequence genome:
- the LOC111909159 gene encoding uncharacterized protein LOC111909159, producing the protein MTTVSAVDSDDEEINPVTMLLLDNDDDAQQQNGKKPELAPTPIQHQNYHLTSIDSTVVIRQLPSQGLSFQLWPAAATFVKLLDSYHASNTDPFSAAITTAKRHPRLRILELGSGTGIVGIAAAAILGADVTVTDLPHVLVNLKFNADANSEVLAPRGGEVHVAPMSWGETEEMEAIGREYDLIIGSDVVYHDHLYEPLLQTLKFLLLDGGGDAGEKVFLMGHLRRWKKESGFFKRAKKHFQVELIHEDGPSSDSRTGVVVYRFARKDTVLR; encoded by the coding sequence ATGACCACCGTCTCCGCCGTAGACAGCGACGACGAAGAGATCAATCCGGTCACAATGCTTTTACTAGACAACGACGATGATGCTCAACAGCAAAACGGTAAGAAGCCCGAACTTGCTCCGACACCCATTCAACACCAAAACTACCACCTTACGTCAATCGATTCCACCGTCGTAATCCGCCAACTTCCCTCCCAAGGCCTCTCCTTCCAGCTCTGGCCAGCCGCCGCCACTTTCGTCAAACTTCTCGACAGCTACCACGCCTCCAACACCGATCCATTCTCCGCCGCCATCACTACCGCAAAACGCCATCCACGCCTTCGCATTCTGGAGCTAGGATCCGGAACCGGCATCGTCGGGATCGCCGCCGCCGCCATACTCGGCGCTGACGTCACCGTGACGGATCTCCCTCACGTGCTGGTAAATCTCAAGTTCAACGCCGACGCTAATTCCGAAGTATTAGCCCCACGCGGCGGCGAAGTCCACGTGGCGCCGATGAGTTGGGGGGAAACGGAAGAAATGGAAGCAATAGGGCGGGAATACGACTTGATTATTGGTTCTGACGTGGTTTATCATGATCATCTGTATGAACCTTTGCTTCAGACGTTGAAATTCTTGTTGTTAGACGGCGGAGGTGACGCCGGTGAGAAGGTGTTTCTGATGGGTCATTTGAGGCGGTGGAAGAAGGAATCTGGGTTCTTTAAGAGAGCGAAGAAGCATTTTCAGGTTGAATTGATTCATGAAGATGGTCCATCTAGTGATTCTAGAACTGGTGTTGTTGTCTACCGTTTTGCAAGGAAAGATACGGTTTTGAGATGA
- the LOC111909158 gene encoding uncharacterized protein LOC111909158, with translation MWRRGFCSTTSSALNNKKWDALVIGGGHNGLTAAAYLAQSGLSVAVLERRHLIGGAAITEELIPGFKFSRCSYLQSLLRPSIIRDLELHRHGLKLLKRSPSSFTPCLDGRYLLLGPDAELNHSEISKFSKQDADAYPRYEDQLEKFCKFMDPLIDSSPPEVHQGVSSFNSRLKHKLQKSEFWAHCLHQSVSMGQQGLVDFMDLLLSPASNVLNRWFESEVLKATLATDAVIGTTGNTQTPGSGYVLLHHVMGETDGERGIWSYVEGGMGSVSMAIGNAAKEAGVTILTDAEVSKLMINDSHTVTGVILADGTQVQSSVVLSNATPYKTFMELVPENILPDDFTRAVKHSDYSSATTKINLAVDKLPNFKSCNLNYPEAGPQHMGTIHIGSERMEEIDTACQESMSGLPSKRPVIEMTIPSVLDKTISPPGKHVINLFIQYTPYKPNDGSWEDPAYRESFAQRCFRLIDEYAPGFSSSVIGYDMLAPPDLERIIGLTGGNIFHGAMGLDSLFLMRPVKGWSNYRTPVRGLYLCGSGAHPGGGVMGAPGRNAARVVIDDIKG, from the exons ATGTGGAGAAGAGGCTTTTGCAGCACCACTAGTTCCGCCTTAAACAACAAGAAATGGGACGCTCTAGTCATCGGCGGTGGTCATAACGGCCTTACTGCCGCTGCTTACCTAGCTCAATCAGGCCTCTCCGTCGCCGTCCTTGAGCGCCGCCACCTCATTGGCGGTGCCGCCATCACCGAAGAACTCATCCCTGGTTTCAAGTTCTCCCGTTGCAGCTACCTCCAGAGCCTCCTTCGTCCTTCTATCATCAG AGATCTGGAGTTACATAGACATGGATTGAAACTGTTGAAGAGAAGTCCTTCATCGTTTACGCCGTGTTTGGATGGACGCTATCTTCTTTTAGGTCCTGATGCTGAGCTAAATCATTCGGAGATTTCAAAGTTTTCGAAACAGGATGCTGATGCTTATCCAAG GTATGAGGATCAGCTAGAGAAATTTTGCAAGTTTATGGATCCACTAATCGATTCATCACCACCTGAAGTTcatcaaggtgtttcatctttcaATTCCCGATTGAAACACAAGTTACAAAAATCAGAATTTTGGGCACATTGTTTACATCAATCTGTCTCCATGGGTCAACAAGGGCTTGT AGATTTTATGGACCTTTTACTATCACCAGCATCAAACGTCTTGAATCGTTGGTTTGAG AGTGAGGTGTTGAAAGCAACACTTGCTACAGATGCAGTGATAGGAACAACT GGAAATACTCAAACACCAGGGAGTGGATATGTTTTGTTACATCATGTGATGGGAGAAACTGATGGTGAACGTGGAATTTGGTC ATATGTTGAAGGTGGAATGGGCTCAGTGTCTATGGCCATTGGAAATGCTGCTAAAGAAGCTGGTGTCACCATACTTACTGATGCTGAG GTATCAAAGCTTATGATCAATGATTCACACACAGTAACTGGG GTTATTTTAGCTGATGGAACACAAGTTCAATCTTCAGTTGTTTTATCAAATGCTACCCCTTACAAGACTTTCatg GAATTAGTACCTGAAAATATTCTCCCTGATGATTTTACACGTGCTGTTAAACACTCTGATTATAGTTcc GCAACAACTAAAATCAATTTAGCAGTTGACAAATTGCCAAATTTCAAGTCTTGCAATTTGAATTATCCTGAAGCTGGTCCTCAACATATGGGAACCATTCACATTGGTTCTGAAAG AATGGAGGAGATTGATACTGCATGTCAAGAATCGATGAGTGGGCTTCCATCAAAAAGGCCTGTAATTGAAATGACAATTCCTTCGGTTTTAGACAAGACTATATCTCCACCTG GGAAGCATGTTATCAACTTGTTTATTCAGTATACACCGTATAAACCGAATGATGGAAGCTGGGAAGATCCTGCATATAGA GAATCGTTTGCGCAAAGATGTTTCAGATTAATTGACGAATATGCCCCTGGCTTCAGTTCATCGGTTATTGGCTATGACATGTTGGCTCCACCAGACCTTGAAAGAATAATTGGTCTCACAG GAGGGAATATTTTCCATGGTGCAATGGGGTTGGATTCTCTTTTCCTCATGAGACCTGTAAAAGGATG GTCAAATTATAGAACACCGGTGAGAGGTTTGTATCTATGTGGGAGTGGGGCCCATCCGGGTGGTGGTGTGATGGGTGCACCAGGGCGCAACGCTGCACGTGTGGTTATAGATGAcatcaaagggtaa